The following coding sequences lie in one Metallumcola ferriviriculae genomic window:
- a CDS encoding AbrB family transcriptional regulator: MGYIISLILAIAGWKAMQIIKLPAAALLGPMLFVGIANIAGIGLTPFPPLVTSILQIILGIFVGVKIDREKVEFLKSGMAVPTLMVVFWTILSAIISSAVLIRLTNLDIATILFGATPGGIAEMSIVSMNYGADVAIVSLLQFLRLIMVITIIPMIAVRFRSVAKDEAAAAQDEQQPEQTKDKAKTYIIIGSGLIVGGAFTYFGLPAGGIIGGSIGVGATSIILNSRVNVPVFGVRIAQMGIGLIIGMRFRHDTLTAFGQLMVPSLIFSLLMVISGVLLAFSIKRLTNWDLATCMVCSAPAGISQMILVAADIKADLIKVTYFHLIRLLTIYLIINQIYQWYLN; encoded by the coding sequence ATGGGTTACATCATCTCATTAATACTAGCAATTGCCGGCTGGAAGGCTATGCAAATCATTAAGCTGCCGGCAGCAGCCTTATTAGGACCAATGCTTTTTGTAGGGATAGCTAATATAGCAGGAATAGGTCTGACACCGTTTCCGCCGCTGGTAACAAGTATTTTGCAAATAATACTGGGTATTTTTGTCGGGGTTAAAATCGACCGGGAGAAAGTGGAGTTCTTGAAAAGCGGCATGGCTGTCCCAACTTTAATGGTAGTATTCTGGACCATTCTGTCGGCGATAATTTCCTCAGCGGTGCTGATACGGTTGACTAACCTCGATATAGCCACAATATTATTTGGTGCAACGCCCGGCGGAATTGCCGAGATGAGCATAGTTTCCATGAATTACGGAGCGGACGTGGCCATTGTCAGCTTGCTGCAATTCTTACGATTGATTATGGTAATTACCATAATTCCCATGATTGCCGTAAGATTTCGGAGCGTGGCCAAAGATGAGGCGGCCGCTGCACAAGATGAACAGCAGCCGGAACAAACCAAAGATAAAGCCAAAACGTATATAATCATTGGCAGTGGTTTGATCGTTGGCGGTGCTTTTACCTACTTCGGCCTGCCTGCCGGTGGCATTATCGGCGGCTCTATCGGAGTTGGGGCAACAAGCATTATCTTAAATAGCAGGGTAAATGTACCAGTCTTTGGAGTACGTATTGCCCAGATGGGAATAGGACTGATTATAGGTATGCGGTTTCGACATGATACGCTTACCGCCTTTGGGCAGCTGATGGTTCCTAGTTTGATTTTTTCCTTATTAATGGTAATAAGCGGTGTACTCCTAGCCTTTTCGATAAAGAGGTTGACCAATTGGGATTTGGCTACCTGCATGGTATGTTCTGCCCCGGCAGGAATTTCTCAGATGATACTGGTCGCCGCTGATATAAAAGCTGATTTGATAAAAGTTACTTACTTCCATTTGATACGGCTGCTAACGATCTATTTAATTATCAACCAGATCTATCAGTGGTATCTCAATTAA
- a CDS encoding 3-keto-5-aminohexanoate cleavage protein, producing the protein MDKVIITIAPTGNVPTRDMTPHVPVTPEEIAKDIVECYNAGASVAHIHARDEKQRPTHRKDSFAAILKCLDDAQCPIIRQLSTGGRHGKSLNERSENLTLNPEMASLTTGSTNFPNMTYANSPELIEFLAGSMMRKGIKPEIEVFDTAMINNAFLLAERGLIKKPLQFNFVLGIKGALPATPKNLLHLIDSIPRDSQWTVSIIGSQHVPLSTIALAMGGNVRVGIEDNIYYSKGRLAANLELVERIVNISRVLGRGIASPAEARDMLNLKKSDAGT; encoded by the coding sequence TTGGATAAGGTAATAATTACTATAGCACCTACGGGTAATGTACCAACTAGAGATATGACCCCTCATGTACCAGTTACGCCAGAGGAAATTGCTAAGGATATTGTTGAGTGTTATAATGCCGGCGCATCTGTTGCTCATATTCATGCGCGGGATGAGAAACAAAGGCCAACCCATCGAAAAGACTCGTTTGCAGCTATCCTGAAATGTTTAGATGATGCGCAGTGCCCGATTATTCGGCAATTATCTACCGGTGGGCGCCATGGGAAATCATTAAATGAGCGCAGCGAGAATTTAACTTTAAATCCTGAAATGGCCAGTTTAACTACCGGCTCCACTAATTTTCCAAATATGACATATGCTAACTCGCCGGAACTAATCGAGTTTTTAGCGGGTTCTATGATGCGGAAAGGGATAAAACCCGAAATTGAGGTTTTTGACACTGCTATGATTAATAATGCATTTTTATTAGCTGAACGAGGTTTAATCAAAAAGCCGCTGCAATTTAATTTTGTCTTGGGTATTAAAGGAGCACTACCAGCTACGCCGAAAAACTTATTACACTTGATAGATAGCATTCCTAGAGATTCTCAATGGACTGTCTCTATCATAGGATCGCAGCATGTGCCATTGTCAACTATTGCTTTGGCTATGGGTGGCAATGTGAGGGTTGGTATTGAAGATAATATTTATTACAGTAAGGGCAGGTTGGCTGCTAACTTGGAACTGGTGGAGAGAATTGTAAATATTTCGCGGGTTTTGGGGAGAGGAATCGCCAGCCCTGCAGAAGCACGGGATATGTTAAATCTTAAAAAGTCAGACGCAGGGACTTAG
- a CDS encoding SDR family NAD(P)-dependent oxidoreductase, translating to MSYQNLFNLSDKVVLITGAAGGLGQAMAIGLAEYGADIALADLKPENTNDILAQIHGLGRKAAAFKVDITDKDDVRLMVEKVHKEFGKIDVLVNSAGINNRKKLEDYTEQEWDNIVDVNLKGTFLCSQAVGEIMLAQGKGKIINLASVSSVLGHPHHAPYAASKGGVALLTKVMAVEWAKRGINVNAIAPAYVRTSLTADHLAEGDNYQQISNTIPMGRLGEPEDIVGAAVYLASNASNFVTGHLLMVDGGRCAD from the coding sequence ATGAGCTATCAGAATTTATTTAACCTAAGCGACAAAGTGGTATTAATTACTGGTGCTGCAGGAGGACTGGGACAGGCAATGGCCATTGGACTGGCGGAATACGGTGCGGATATAGCTTTGGCAGATTTAAAGCCTGAGAATACCAATGATATATTGGCACAAATCCACGGTTTGGGTAGAAAGGCTGCTGCGTTTAAAGTGGATATTACCGATAAGGACGATGTCAGGCTAATGGTAGAAAAGGTGCATAAAGAGTTCGGTAAAATTGATGTATTAGTCAACAGTGCCGGGATTAACAACAGGAAAAAGCTAGAGGATTACACGGAGCAGGAGTGGGACAATATTGTTGACGTAAATCTCAAGGGTACGTTTTTATGCTCACAAGCGGTTGGGGAAATAATGCTTGCCCAAGGAAAAGGAAAAATTATCAATTTGGCTTCGGTGTCTTCTGTCTTGGGACACCCACATCATGCGCCCTATGCCGCCAGCAAAGGAGGAGTAGCATTACTGACAAAAGTGATGGCTGTTGAATGGGCAAAACGTGGTATCAATGTTAATGCTATTGCTCCTGCCTATGTGCGTACATCGTTAACGGCTGATCACCTTGCTGAAGGGGACAACTATCAGCAAATTAGTAATACTATCCCGATGGGAAGATTAGGTGAACCTGAGGATATAGTAGGTGCGGCTGTTTACTTGGCTTCAAATGCTTCAAACTTCGTTACCGGTCATTTGTTAATGGTCGATGGTGGACGCTGCGCTGATTAA
- a CDS encoding 3-isopropylmalate dehydratase, with the protein MKQFKGRVWKLGDNISTDLLMPAISMYGKVPREEIKGYCLKTTKPEFAREVKSGDIIIAGKNFGCGSSRPASRNLMELGVGSVVAESCSAIFFRNSIAMGFPIIISPGVTDIFNDGETAEVRIETGEVINITTGQRVNAEAYSEFLRQIIAYGGMVEMFRQDCSL; encoded by the coding sequence ATGAAGCAATTTAAAGGAAGGGTCTGGAAACTGGGGGATAACATCAGTACTGACTTGCTGATGCCTGCCATATCCATGTACGGAAAAGTTCCCCGGGAAGAGATAAAGGGCTATTGTTTAAAAACTACCAAACCGGAGTTCGCAAGAGAAGTTAAATCCGGGGATATTATAATTGCTGGTAAGAACTTCGGCTGCGGTTCCAGTCGACCGGCCAGCAGAAACCTGATGGAACTTGGTGTCGGGAGCGTAGTGGCTGAGTCCTGTTCCGCTATCTTTTTCCGCAATTCCATCGCCATGGGCTTTCCCATAATCATCAGCCCGGGAGTAACGGATATTTTTAACGATGGTGAAACAGCTGAGGTTAGAATTGAAACGGGGGAAGTTATTAACATTACTACAGGCCAGAGGGTAAACGCAGAAGCTTATTCAGAATTTTTGAGGCAAATAATTGCCTATGGCGGCATGGTGGAGATGTTTAGACAGGATTGCTCCTTATAA
- a CDS encoding 3-isopropylmalate dehydratase large subunit: protein MTIAEKILARASGKRKVLPGDYVVAKPDRIMVLGERIGELTATDINSRWPKDIKLESVSDPDRIVVISEHVIPPDNVHLAQLYHAARAGVKKLGIKNFFDIGRGGICHQVFSEKGFARPGELVVGSDSHTCTYGAFNTAARGINYELPYVLKTGATWFRVPETIKIVVNGELGKGVCSKDIILKIMALYGTEIALYKSVEFAGDTISALDVSSRMTMANMGVEMGAKFALFECDKKLEKFLSGLGIGGYESVVSDHDAEYDKVIELNVSDLEPQVACPHDLANTKDVSKVADTKIDQAFLGTCTNGRYDDLKIAADIIRGKKIHPDVRLVVTPASQEVYKQALEGGIIKVFMDADAVVTNATCGACAGLHLGVIGPGEVCIGTQNRNFKGRMGSDQAEVYLGSPATVAASALNGVITDPREYL from the coding sequence ATGACTATAGCAGAAAAGATACTGGCTAGGGCCAGCGGGAAACGTAAAGTGCTGCCCGGTGACTACGTCGTAGCTAAACCGGACAGGATTATGGTGCTAGGCGAAAGAATTGGTGAACTAACAGCGACAGATATCAACTCCCGGTGGCCCAAAGATATCAAGTTAGAAAGTGTTTCTGACCCGGATAGGATTGTAGTAATCAGCGAGCATGTAATTCCGCCGGATAATGTACACTTGGCCCAGCTCTATCACGCGGCGCGTGCGGGAGTTAAGAAACTGGGAATTAAAAACTTCTTTGACATTGGGAGAGGTGGTATTTGTCACCAGGTATTTTCGGAAAAGGGTTTTGCCCGACCGGGGGAATTGGTGGTGGGCTCTGATTCCCATACGTGTACTTATGGAGCATTTAACACGGCGGCACGCGGAATTAACTACGAATTACCTTATGTCCTAAAAACAGGAGCAACATGGTTTCGGGTGCCGGAGACTATTAAGATAGTAGTTAATGGGGAACTGGGTAAAGGTGTTTGTAGTAAGGATATTATCTTAAAAATTATGGCACTTTATGGTACGGAAATTGCTTTGTATAAATCCGTGGAATTTGCAGGGGATACGATTTCAGCCTTAGATGTCAGCAGCAGAATGACCATGGCCAACATGGGAGTGGAAATGGGTGCTAAATTTGCTTTGTTCGAATGTGATAAAAAACTTGAAAAATTTCTAAGCGGGTTGGGAATAGGAGGCTATGAGTCAGTTGTCAGTGACCATGATGCAGAATATGACAAGGTCATCGAACTAAATGTATCTGACCTTGAGCCTCAGGTAGCTTGCCCCCATGACTTGGCGAACACCAAAGATGTTAGCAAGGTGGCGGACACAAAAATTGACCAAGCGTTTTTGGGTACATGTACTAACGGGCGCTATGATGATTTAAAAATAGCAGCGGATATCATTCGGGGTAAAAAGATCCATCCCGATGTTCGCTTAGTCGTGACACCAGCTTCCCAAGAAGTTTATAAACAGGCATTAGAGGGCGGCATTATTAAAGTTTTTATGGATGCTGATGCGGTAGTTACCAATGCAACCTGTGGAGCTTGTGCCGGTTTACACTTAGGCGTGATTGGCCCTGGAGAAGTTTGTATCGGGACACAAAACCGGAACTTTAAGGGAAGAATGGGTAGTGATCAGGCTGAAGTTTATTTGGGATCTCCGGCTACGGTGGCAGCCAGTGCTCTTAATGGTGTTATTACTGATCCCAGAGAATACTTATAA
- a CDS encoding isocitrate lyase/PEP mutase family protein encodes MSKSKKLRELLKQKKPLFIPGAYNAMTAQILEMIGFDAVYVPGYGTSACLLGMTDVGLATLPEMVMNARYISNAVSLPAIADADTGFGNAINVRRTVQEFIQAGIAGIHIEDQVMFKRCGHVAGKVLLPFEEAVGKIRAAHDMRNELDPDFLLIARTDARGAAAGGIEEAIRRGNAYREAGADIVFVEGPTSEEEVRRFCQEINAPIFYNATGVSPRFSLEQLGEMGVSVAIIPGAAMRVTARAVYDYFTQLKDKGLLFEAEWQDDFVANHPLGDFHKFTGFPEIRKLEEKYLPEKEAQKYENSVGFKP; translated from the coding sequence GTGAGCAAGAGTAAGAAACTGAGAGAACTCTTAAAGCAAAAGAAACCATTGTTTATTCCTGGTGCTTATAATGCCATGACAGCCCAAATACTTGAGATGATAGGTTTTGACGCAGTTTACGTGCCTGGATATGGTACATCGGCCTGTTTATTGGGTATGACTGATGTGGGTCTGGCAACTTTGCCGGAAATGGTGATGAATGCGAGATATATAAGTAATGCCGTGTCTCTGCCTGCTATAGCAGATGCGGATACAGGTTTTGGTAATGCCATTAATGTAAGACGAACTGTCCAGGAATTTATTCAGGCAGGTATTGCCGGAATACACATAGAAGACCAGGTAATGTTTAAAAGGTGCGGCCATGTGGCGGGTAAAGTATTGCTGCCCTTTGAGGAAGCTGTGGGTAAAATCAGGGCTGCTCATGATATGCGTAATGAATTGGACCCAGATTTCCTGTTGATTGCCCGTACTGATGCCAGAGGAGCTGCCGCCGGTGGGATAGAAGAAGCTATTCGTCGGGGAAATGCTTATCGGGAGGCCGGCGCCGATATAGTGTTCGTAGAAGGTCCTACCTCGGAGGAAGAGGTAAGAAGATTTTGTCAGGAGATAAACGCCCCAATTTTTTACAATGCTACTGGTGTGTCCCCGCGCTTTTCCCTTGAACAGTTAGGGGAAATGGGAGTGTCGGTGGCAATAATTCCCGGTGCAGCCATGCGGGTTACAGCCAGGGCGGTGTATGATTATTTTACGCAGCTTAAAGATAAGGGTCTTTTATTTGAAGCTGAATGGCAAGACGATTTTGTTGCTAATCATCCATTGGGAGATTTTCATAAGTTTACAGGCTTCCCGGAAATACGGAAATTGGAAGAGAAGTACCTACCTGAAAAAGAGGCCCAAAAATACGAAAATTCCGTGGGATTTAAGCCTTAG
- a CDS encoding tripartite tricarboxylate transporter permease: protein MEFVAQLSTAAQMLMAWDLILYIFVGLIIGIALGALPGVSGVTAITLMLVPSYYMPSLQAIVFLTAIYTGSVYGGGITAVLLNIPGTPAAIATGFDGFPMTQSGRHNEALGLGLMSSAFGLFVSYLFVLVFLLPIGKLVMKFGPPEMLMVVLIAISSVGLVKGQILPSLMTGMFGILVGTIGASPMGHVRGIFGQMALYEGIPLIPALLGMLAVSELFVLVEKETIIAKDAEPSHSMKDIIKGLFSTFKYKGTLVKSSLIGIGIGLLPAAGSTVASMLSYGAAMRRSKQPDNFGKGDPEGVIAAEAANNGSEGGAVATMLCFGVPGSATTALLMAAFMIQGMSPGPYLIREHLDFAYAVVLTQFIIAIMLVLVGVVFIYYFSKLVYLPIGVIVPMVLVFSVLGALSLRKLSIDVVILILFAVFGYILKKLDYPIMGFILGFILGELMDKEMVKTYMLYSNDISGLFHRPIFLTLLVITSSVFLWPVVKRFIGKNISNSKPA from the coding sequence ATGGAATTTGTTGCACAACTTTCGACTGCGGCGCAAATGCTCATGGCCTGGGATCTAATTCTTTATATTTTCGTCGGATTGATAATCGGCATCGCATTAGGAGCATTGCCGGGGGTATCAGGGGTTACGGCTATTACCCTAATGTTAGTACCCAGCTACTATATGCCATCACTTCAGGCCATTGTCTTTTTGACTGCGATTTATACCGGCTCTGTTTATGGGGGCGGAATCACCGCCGTGTTACTAAACATTCCTGGTACGCCGGCCGCTATCGCAACCGGCTTTGACGGTTTTCCCATGACGCAGTCCGGGCGACATAATGAGGCATTAGGCTTAGGCTTAATGAGTTCTGCGTTTGGACTATTCGTGTCTTATCTCTTTGTATTGGTCTTTTTACTGCCCATTGGCAAACTGGTTATGAAATTTGGTCCTCCTGAAATGCTGATGGTTGTTTTGATTGCAATTTCCTCAGTCGGCTTGGTGAAGGGCCAAATCTTACCCTCTCTAATGACCGGGATGTTTGGCATACTTGTCGGTACCATCGGGGCATCACCTATGGGTCATGTTCGGGGTATATTTGGACAGATGGCTCTTTATGAAGGAATACCGCTGATACCGGCACTGTTGGGAATGCTGGCGGTATCAGAATTGTTTGTCTTGGTGGAAAAGGAAACAATTATTGCCAAAGATGCTGAACCTAGCCACAGTATGAAGGATATTATAAAGGGTCTCTTTAGCACTTTTAAGTATAAAGGCACACTGGTGAAATCTTCGCTAATAGGTATAGGCATTGGTTTATTGCCTGCCGCAGGATCAACTGTGGCCAGTATGCTTAGCTATGGGGCAGCCATGCGGCGATCCAAGCAGCCTGATAATTTTGGGAAGGGTGACCCGGAGGGCGTGATTGCAGCTGAAGCAGCCAACAATGGCTCTGAAGGTGGAGCAGTGGCTACCATGCTTTGTTTCGGGGTACCAGGTAGTGCTACCACGGCTCTGCTCATGGCGGCATTTATGATTCAGGGGATGTCTCCCGGTCCATATTTGATTCGCGAGCATCTGGATTTTGCATATGCGGTAGTGCTCACTCAATTTATTATAGCAATAATGCTGGTGCTTGTCGGTGTCGTGTTTATATATTATTTCAGCAAATTAGTTTATCTACCAATCGGCGTAATAGTGCCCATGGTGCTGGTCTTTTCAGTATTGGGGGCGCTGTCCTTGCGAAAACTCAGTATAGATGTGGTAATTCTAATTCTCTTTGCCGTATTTGGTTATATTCTTAAGAAACTTGACTATCCCATAATGGGATTTATCCTTGGCTTCATTTTAGGTGAATTGATGGATAAGGAAATGGTCAAAACGTACATGCTTTATTCCAACGATATTTCCGGATTATTTCATAGGCCAATTTTTTTGACTCTGCTTGTTATTACAAGTTCAGTTTTTCTTTGGCCTGTGGTGAAAAGGTTTATCGGTAAGAATATATCGAATAGTAAACCGGCCTAA
- a CDS encoding tripartite tricarboxylate transporter TctB family protein: protein MSVQIGRLIFLAVTWIYALIYYLEVMRLPQLSEKLVIMVAFWVFSAMAITELIKTVAVIRNLRETGPVVSIGGSEKAKVYLKDRRFLMLLGLAIYTYIIPVLGFFISSYIMFCYFSFILGTRKIPTMVFSGLGVVVMVYVLFAQLLKISLPKGMFF, encoded by the coding sequence ATGTCGGTACAAATTGGAAGGCTGATTTTTTTGGCCGTAACGTGGATTTACGCATTGATTTATTATCTAGAAGTGATGAGACTGCCTCAATTATCCGAGAAACTGGTTATTATGGTAGCTTTTTGGGTATTCAGTGCTATGGCAATAACGGAACTTATAAAAACAGTGGCAGTAATTAGGAATCTCAGGGAGACCGGACCGGTCGTTTCAATTGGTGGTAGTGAAAAGGCGAAAGTATATTTAAAAGACCGGCGCTTCTTGATGCTGCTGGGGCTAGCCATATACACATACATCATTCCGGTATTGGGTTTCTTTATAAGTTCCTATATAATGTTTTGCTACTTTAGTTTTATTTTGGGAACCAGAAAGATTCCGACCATGGTATTTTCAGGCTTAGGCGTAGTTGTGATGGTTTATGTATTGTTTGCCCAACTGCTTAAAATTTCCTTGCCTAAGGGGATGTTCTTCTAA
- a CDS encoding Bug family tripartite tricarboxylate transporter substrate binding protein gives MKVSKKWFLLVICLMLAVVLVAGCGQQPTAEKEQPKSEEQGQQEAKADEWPKDPINIVVPYSTGGTTDRLARAIAPFLQKELGVPVVIENRSGGGGLVGTQAHFLNDSDDGSYLVYTLQPYLSGQIIRGSDFGLNDFDYLGVTYWSPQAIFVQKDSPYKTFEDLVKALQEDASKVKYSYIPSSWSQVASAQLDELAGQEATGVPYDGGGPQRMAVVSGEVDYTITELHGTMSSVGEDIRTLALFDEEESKDFPGIPLANDILQEMGLPKMPIMSNFRFLMVKKGFKEKYPDRWDKLEGALNKAFENPEMQDFVEKQKLSVYWKGPDFATKAVKDSDQTCQKFKRFWEN, from the coding sequence ATGAAAGTAAGTAAAAAATGGTTTTTGTTAGTGATTTGTCTGATGTTAGCAGTTGTTCTGGTTGCGGGGTGTGGACAGCAGCCCACTGCAGAAAAAGAACAACCTAAGTCTGAAGAACAAGGTCAGCAAGAAGCAAAGGCTGACGAATGGCCCAAAGATCCGATAAATATTGTTGTCCCTTATAGCACTGGCGGTACTACTGACAGATTGGCCAGAGCCATTGCTCCTTTTCTACAGAAAGAACTGGGTGTGCCGGTTGTCATAGAAAATCGCTCCGGCGGTGGCGGACTGGTGGGAACCCAAGCACATTTTCTAAATGATTCCGACGACGGCTCTTATCTTGTCTATACATTACAACCATACTTAAGCGGGCAGATTATCCGCGGCAGCGACTTTGGTCTTAATGATTTCGATTATCTTGGTGTTACCTATTGGTCGCCCCAGGCTATCTTTGTACAAAAGGACTCTCCCTACAAAACTTTTGAAGACCTGGTTAAAGCGCTTCAAGAAGATGCGTCTAAAGTGAAGTACTCCTACATTCCGAGCTCCTGGTCACAGGTGGCTTCTGCTCAACTGGATGAATTGGCTGGGCAGGAGGCAACGGGTGTCCCCTATGACGGCGGTGGGCCACAACGTATGGCTGTAGTGAGTGGTGAGGTGGATTACACTATTACTGAGCTCCATGGTACTATGTCCAGTGTTGGTGAAGATATACGCACGTTGGCTCTCTTTGATGAAGAAGAGTCCAAAGACTTTCCTGGTATTCCTTTAGCTAATGATATTTTGCAAGAGATGGGGCTTCCTAAGATGCCTATCATGTCGAACTTCCGTTTCTTAATGGTGAAAAAAGGATTTAAGGAGAAATACCCGGATAGATGGGACAAATTGGAAGGTGCTCTTAACAAAGCATTTGAAAATCCGGAAATGCAGGATTTTGTGGAGAAGCAAAAACTTAGTGTTTACTGGAAGGGTCCTGACTTTGCCACTAAGGCAGTTAAGGATTCGGACCAAACTTGCCAGAAGTTCAAGAGATTCTGGGAAAACTAG
- a CDS encoding IclR family transcriptional regulator, which translates to MSKVINQQHIINSVDRSIDVLFAFTAEKPELGISELSQKIGLNKSTVFRLLKTLEYRGMIMQNPDNQKYRLGLKLLDLGNMAISQIEIRDAALPFMRHLSEKTRETVTLNIVRNYSRVCIEKVESSEDIRNFVQIGLHNPLYTGASGKLLLAYLPEKEKDQIINNVLKHNQADGQHINPSVLAEEIENIRRQGCACTTGERVLNSASISAPVRDYDGEVVAGISISGPSVRFTPERVTELIKDTMECAKEVSFQMGWKGK; encoded by the coding sequence ATGTCAAAAGTCATTAATCAACAGCACATCATCAATTCGGTAGACCGTAGTATCGATGTTTTGTTTGCCTTTACTGCGGAAAAACCTGAGTTGGGAATTAGCGAGTTAAGTCAAAAAATTGGTTTAAATAAAAGTACGGTATTTAGATTATTAAAGACTCTGGAATATCGCGGGATGATAATGCAAAACCCGGATAACCAAAAATACCGATTAGGCCTAAAGCTTTTGGATCTAGGCAATATGGCCATATCTCAAATTGAAATACGTGATGCTGCTTTACCTTTTATGAGGCATTTAAGCGAAAAAACAAGAGAAACTGTGACACTTAATATTGTCCGAAACTATAGCCGTGTATGTATTGAGAAGGTAGAAAGCTCAGAGGATATCCGTAACTTTGTTCAGATTGGGCTTCATAATCCCCTATATACCGGGGCCTCTGGCAAATTGTTGCTGGCTTATCTGCCGGAAAAAGAAAAGGACCAAATAATCAATAACGTACTTAAGCATAATCAGGCTGACGGCCAACACATTAATCCTTCAGTGTTGGCCGAAGAGATAGAGAATATTAGAAGGCAGGGATGTGCTTGTACGACGGGTGAGAGAGTGCTAAACTCTGCATCTATTTCGGCACCTGTTAGGGATTATGACGGGGAAGTAGTGGCTGGGATAAGTATTTCTGGGCCTTCGGTACGTTTCACTCCTGAACGGGTGACGGAATTGATAAAGGATACTATGGAATGCGCTAAGGAAGTCTCTTTCCAGATGGGTTGGAAAGGAAAATAA